A window of the Gordonia humi genome harbors these coding sequences:
- a CDS encoding citrate synthase, whose amino-acid sequence MSVENGAADQQTGTFTYPGGKIDLPILKASEGSDSVALGSFLSQTGLTTFDGGFVNTASTKSSITYIDGDAGILRYRGIPIDQLAEKSTFIEVSYLLIYGELPTQAQLDDFTTRIQRHTLLHEDLKRFFDGFPRNAHPMPVVSSAVNALSAYYQDSLDPKDPEQVELATIRLLAKLPTIAAYAYKKSQGQPFLYPDNSLSLVENFLRMTFGFPAEPYEVNPEVAKALDMLFILHADHEQNCSTSTVRLVGSSQANLFTSISGGINALWGPLHGGANQAVLEMLDEIRESGGDTKAFMTKVKNKEDGVKLMGFGHRVYKNYDPRAAIVKKTADQILTSLGVEDELLDIAKGLEEVALHDDYFVERKLYPNVDFYTGVIYRAMGFPTRMFTVLFALGRLPGWIAHWREMHADPTTKIGRPRQLYTGYTERDFVGMGDR is encoded by the coding sequence GTGTCCGTGGAGAATGGCGCCGCCGATCAGCAGACCGGTACTTTCACCTACCCCGGTGGAAAGATCGATCTTCCTATTCTGAAGGCTTCGGAGGGCAGCGACTCGGTCGCACTGGGCTCGTTCCTGTCGCAGACCGGCCTCACGACGTTCGACGGTGGTTTCGTCAACACCGCGTCGACCAAGTCGTCGATCACCTACATCGACGGTGACGCGGGCATCCTGCGCTACCGCGGAATCCCGATCGACCAGCTCGCCGAGAAGTCGACCTTCATCGAGGTCAGCTATCTGCTGATCTACGGGGAGCTCCCGACGCAGGCGCAGCTCGACGACTTCACCACGCGCATCCAGCGCCACACGCTGCTGCACGAGGACCTCAAGCGGTTCTTCGACGGCTTCCCGCGCAACGCGCACCCGATGCCGGTCGTCTCCAGCGCGGTCAACGCGCTGAGCGCCTACTACCAGGACTCGCTGGATCCGAAGGATCCCGAGCAGGTCGAGCTCGCGACCATCCGTCTGCTCGCCAAGCTGCCGACCATCGCGGCCTACGCGTACAAGAAGTCGCAGGGCCAGCCGTTCCTGTACCCGGACAACTCGCTGAGCCTGGTCGAGAACTTCCTGCGCATGACGTTCGGCTTCCCGGCCGAGCCCTACGAGGTGAACCCCGAGGTGGCCAAGGCCCTCGACATGCTGTTCATCCTGCACGCCGACCACGAGCAGAACTGTTCCACGTCGACCGTCCGCCTCGTCGGTTCGTCGCAGGCCAACCTGTTCACGTCCATCTCGGGCGGTATCAACGCGCTCTGGGGCCCGCTGCACGGCGGCGCCAACCAGGCCGTGTTGGAGATGCTCGACGAGATCCGCGAATCCGGCGGCGACACCAAGGCCTTCATGACCAAGGTGAAGAACAAGGAAGACGGTGTGAAGCTGATGGGCTTCGGTCACCGCGTCTACAAGAACTACGATCCGCGCGCCGCGATCGTGAAGAAGACCGCCGACCAGATCCTGACCTCGCTGGGCGTGGAGGACGAACTCCTCGACATCGCGAAGGGCCTGGAGGAGGTCGCGCTGCACGACGACTACTTCGTCGAGCGCAAGCTGTACCCGAACGTCGACTTCTACACCGGCGTCATCTACCGCGCGATGGGATTCCCGACGCGTATGTTCACCGTGCTCTTCGCGCTGGGACGTCTTCCCGGCTGGATCGCGCACTGGCGCGAGATGCACGCCGACCCGACCACCAAGATCGGCCGTCCGCGTCAGCTGTACACCGGCTACACCGAGCGCGACTTCGTCGGAATGGGAGACCGGTAG
- a CDS encoding FKBP-type peptidyl-prolyl cis-trans isomerase, translating to MAENTKPEVEFPEGPAPTELEVTDIIIGDGAQAQPGGMVDVHYVGVEFETGEQFDSSWDRGQSANFPLEALIPGWQKGIPGMKVGGRRRLVVPPELAYGPEGAGHRLSGKTLIFVIDLLGA from the coding sequence ATGGCTGAGAACACCAAGCCCGAAGTCGAGTTCCCGGAGGGCCCTGCCCCCACCGAACTCGAAGTCACCGACATCATCATCGGCGACGGCGCGCAGGCACAGCCCGGCGGCATGGTCGACGTGCACTACGTGGGCGTCGAATTCGAGACCGGCGAGCAGTTCGACTCGTCGTGGGACCGCGGTCAGAGCGCCAACTTCCCGCTCGAAGCCCTCATCCCCGGCTGGCAGAAGGGCATCCCCGGTATGAAGGTCGGCGGCCGCCGTCGCCTCGTCGTGCCGCCCGAGCTGGCCTACGGTCCCGAAGGCGCGGGTCACCGGCTCTCCGGTAAGACGCTGATCTTCGTGATCGACCTGCTCGGCGCCTGA
- a CDS encoding enoyl-CoA hydratase produces MIVSTTDGPVTTIELAREAKRNALDYDMLRDLSQAFTDAVDAGARVIVLTGRGTVFSAGADLSGPVYDPEFPERLVAVIEQIEKTPVPVIAAVNGPALGGGLQLAMAADLRVMAPEAIAGIPAAKIGVALDEWTIRRLVSLVGGGPARGILIGCEPISADRAYDLGFANKIGDLADAAHWASTIAGFAPLTLRHYKMVLTGDGARDEAPADRHDAMIAAWTSDDAKEARRAREEKRFPVFTGK; encoded by the coding sequence ATGATCGTGAGTACGACTGACGGCCCCGTGACCACCATCGAGCTGGCCCGCGAGGCCAAGCGCAACGCACTCGACTACGACATGCTGCGGGATCTGTCGCAGGCGTTCACCGACGCGGTGGACGCCGGAGCGCGCGTCATCGTACTGACCGGCCGCGGCACCGTGTTCAGCGCCGGCGCCGACCTGTCCGGGCCGGTGTACGATCCGGAGTTCCCCGAGCGACTCGTCGCCGTGATCGAGCAGATCGAGAAGACGCCGGTCCCGGTGATCGCCGCGGTCAACGGTCCGGCGCTCGGCGGCGGTCTGCAACTCGCGATGGCCGCCGATCTCCGAGTCATGGCTCCCGAGGCGATCGCCGGGATCCCGGCGGCCAAGATCGGCGTGGCACTGGATGAATGGACCATCCGCCGTCTCGTCTCACTGGTCGGCGGCGGTCCGGCGCGCGGCATCCTGATCGGCTGCGAGCCGATCTCGGCCGACCGCGCCTACGATCTCGGGTTCGCCAACAAGATCGGCGACCTCGCCGACGCCGCGCACTGGGCGTCGACCATCGCAGGGTTCGCCCCGCTCACGCTGCGCCACTACAAGATGGTCCTCACCGGCGACGGCGCGCGCGACGAGGCGCCCGCGGACCGCCACGACGCGATGATCGCGGCGTGGACGAGCGACGACGCCAAGGAGGCGCGGCGGGCCCGCGAGGAGAAGCGGTTCCCGGTGTTCACCGGCAAGTAG
- a CDS encoding D-arabinono-1,4-lactone oxidase, with product MLPVTGVWTNWGGTASCTPAEVVTPNSVDELAAHVRKAAENGTPVKPVGAGHSFTEIAVAPGIQVNLSRLRGVRSVDLDRKRVTLAAGTHLHEVPAILEPLGLAMENLGDIDRQTLAGATSTGTHGTGARFGGISTQIREVQLVDGSGEVIRVGEDDPDLKAAALGLGALGVLTEITLQCVDAFAVRADEGTGHVDDVIDGFADNAARYDHYEFYWFPHTTATITKANTRLPADTPRRGPSSLRRYIDDELLANRLLGLLCEAGARAPRTVRSINQVVGRALSARTYTDRSDKIFISDRDVRFREMEYALPLADVPDALREVRAMIERRRHNVSFPIEVRTAAADDLMLSTASGRASGYIAVHRFHRDDPAASRAYFRDVEEIMVGRGGRPHWGKMHTRDAESLRALYPRFDEFRAVRDRFDPQRVFANPYLDTVLGS from the coding sequence GTGCTTCCTGTGACCGGCGTCTGGACCAACTGGGGCGGAACCGCCTCCTGCACCCCGGCCGAGGTCGTCACGCCGAACAGCGTCGACGAACTCGCGGCTCACGTGCGCAAGGCCGCCGAGAACGGCACACCGGTCAAGCCGGTCGGCGCGGGCCACAGCTTCACCGAGATCGCGGTCGCACCCGGGATCCAGGTGAACCTGTCCCGGCTGCGCGGTGTGCGCTCGGTGGACCTCGACCGCAAGCGCGTCACTCTCGCCGCGGGCACCCACCTGCACGAGGTGCCTGCGATCCTGGAGCCGTTGGGGCTGGCGATGGAGAACCTCGGCGACATCGACCGGCAGACGCTCGCCGGCGCCACGTCGACCGGCACCCACGGCACCGGCGCGCGCTTCGGCGGCATATCCACCCAGATCCGGGAGGTGCAGCTGGTCGACGGCTCGGGCGAGGTGATCCGAGTCGGCGAGGACGATCCCGATCTGAAGGCCGCAGCGCTGGGGCTCGGAGCCCTCGGCGTGCTCACCGAGATCACCCTGCAGTGCGTCGACGCGTTCGCCGTCCGTGCCGACGAGGGCACCGGCCACGTCGACGACGTGATCGACGGATTCGCCGACAACGCCGCCCGGTACGACCACTACGAGTTCTACTGGTTCCCGCACACGACCGCGACGATCACGAAGGCCAACACCCGGCTGCCCGCCGACACGCCGCGCCGCGGGCCGAGCTCCCTGCGCCGATACATCGACGACGAACTGCTCGCCAACCGACTCCTCGGCCTCTTGTGCGAGGCGGGCGCGCGCGCTCCCCGCACGGTCCGGTCGATCAACCAGGTGGTCGGGCGCGCTCTGTCGGCGCGCACGTACACCGACCGGTCGGACAAGATCTTCATCTCCGACCGCGACGTCCGGTTCCGCGAGATGGAGTACGCGCTGCCGTTGGCGGATGTTCCCGACGCGCTGCGCGAAGTGCGGGCGATGATCGAGCGCCGACGTCACAACGTCAGTTTCCCGATCGAGGTGCGCACGGCCGCAGCCGACGACCTCATGCTGTCCACCGCGAGCGGACGAGCTTCGGGCTACATCGCCGTGCACCGCTTCCACCGCGACGATCCCGCGGCGTCGCGGGCGTATTTCCGCGACGTCGAGGAGATCATGGTGGGCCGCGGCGGCCGACCCCACTGGGGCAAGATGCACACCCGCGACGCCGAGAGCCTCCGCGCGCTCTACCCGCGCTTCGACGAGTTCCGCGCGGTCCGCGACCGTTTCGACCCGCAGCGCGTGTTCGCGAATCCGTATCTGGACACGGTGCTGGGGAGCTGA
- a CDS encoding alanine racemase: protein MTGGEYRPDWAGIDDAVRRAGLDSPVLALDLDALDHNIADLRRRAAGRPIRVASKSLRVRSMIEKVLAEDGYAGVLAYDVAEAHWLATQSGVADVLLGYPTCRREALTALLADDLACRRVTLLVDDEAQLDLIDSVVTPDRRPTVRVAIDLDASLRVAGGRVHVGVRRSPIHTVAQATALARVIVARPGFDLVGVMSYEAQVAGVGNAVIGKHAMNAAVTAMQSLSMREIRRRRGRVIAALRHITDLELVNAGGTGSLEETAKDASVTDIAAGSGLFGGHLFDNYRRFRPAPAMGFGLDVLRRPADGFVTCGGGGWIASGPPGPDRLPRPVWPEGLEYVGTESAGEVQTPLSGDAARDLSIGDRVWFRHTKSGEVCERADRVALIAHDASGAKNVVDVVPTYRGEGKCFL from the coding sequence ATGACAGGCGGCGAGTATCGGCCCGACTGGGCCGGCATCGACGACGCGGTGCGGCGTGCGGGCCTGGACTCGCCCGTTCTAGCCCTCGATCTCGACGCGCTCGACCACAATATCGCCGACCTGCGACGCCGCGCGGCGGGTCGACCGATCCGCGTCGCCTCGAAGTCGTTGCGGGTGCGATCGATGATCGAGAAGGTGCTCGCCGAAGACGGCTACGCGGGCGTGCTGGCCTACGACGTCGCCGAAGCGCACTGGCTCGCGACGCAGTCGGGCGTGGCCGACGTCCTCCTCGGATATCCGACCTGCCGACGCGAGGCGCTCACCGCTCTGCTCGCCGACGATCTCGCCTGCCGGCGCGTCACACTGCTCGTCGACGACGAGGCCCAGCTCGACCTGATCGACTCGGTCGTCACCCCGGACAGGCGCCCGACCGTCCGCGTCGCCATCGACCTCGACGCCTCCCTGCGCGTCGCGGGCGGCCGCGTGCACGTGGGGGTGCGCCGCTCCCCGATCCACACCGTCGCCCAGGCGACGGCGCTCGCGCGCGTCATCGTCGCCCGGCCCGGCTTCGATCTCGTCGGCGTGATGTCGTACGAAGCGCAGGTCGCGGGTGTCGGCAACGCGGTGATCGGCAAGCACGCGATGAACGCGGCGGTCACCGCCATGCAGTCACTGTCGATGCGCGAGATCCGTCGCCGACGCGGCCGGGTGATCGCCGCCCTGCGTCACATCACCGATCTGGAGTTGGTCAACGCGGGCGGCACCGGCTCCCTCGAGGAGACGGCCAAGGACGCGTCGGTCACCGACATCGCGGCGGGCTCCGGCCTGTTCGGCGGCCACTTGTTCGACAACTACCGCCGCTTCCGGCCGGCGCCCGCGATGGGATTCGGGCTCGACGTGCTGCGTCGTCCCGCCGACGGCTTCGTCACCTGCGGCGGCGGCGGATGGATCGCGTCCGGTCCGCCCGGACCGGACCGACTCCCGAGACCGGTATGGCCCGAGGGTCTGGAGTACGTCGGCACCGAGTCGGCGGGCGAGGTGCAGACCCCGCTGTCGGGCGACGCCGCCCGCGATCTGTCGATCGGCGACCGCGTGTGGTTCCGCCACACCAAGTCCGGCGAGGTCTGTGAACGTGCCGACCGCGTCGCCCTGATCGCGCACGACGCGTCCGGGGCGAAGAACGTGGTCGACGTGGTCCCCACCTATCGAGGCGAAGGGAAGTGCTTCCTGTGA